ACGTATTGACCATTGTCGAGCGCTGCAATACGAAAAGACAAACGCTGCTGCTTTCCGCAACGCTGGCTCATCAAGGCGTCATGAAGATAGCCAAACAGGTACTGAAAAAACCTGAAGTGATTGCCTTAAACAGCCTGCACGATGAACACGGCAATATTGAACAGCAAATTGTCTTGGCCGACGACAGCGAGCATAAACAAAAACTGCTGGCCTGGCTGCTGCTTAATGAAATTTATGACAAAGCGCTGGTATTTACCAACACCAAAATCCAGGCCGACAGTCTGCGCGGTCCGCTGCGGGGCCAGAAGCTCCGCGTCGGCGTGCTGCATGGCGATATGGATCAGAAAGACCGCAACCGGGTTCTGGAATTGTATACACAGGGTGATATCAACATTCTGATTGCCACCGATGTCGCCGCGCGCGGTCTCGATGTAAAAGGCATCGACCTGGTCATTAATTTCGACATGCCCAGGACCGGGATCGATTATATCCATCGTATCGGCAGAACAGGCCGCGCCGATGAACTGGGATTGGCGATTGCTCTGGTAAAAAGCACGGAATGGAACTTGATGGCCGGCATCGAGCGGTTTTTAAAGCAAAAATTTAAGCGCCGCACGATCAAGGAAATGGAAGGCAAGTATAAAGGCCCTAAAAAGCTTAAAGCCTCAGGCAAAGCTGCTGGCAGCAAGACTAAAAAAGAACCTAAAAAAGAAGCCGTCAAAAAGACCAAAGAGCGTCATCGCGACAGAAAAAATATCGGCAAGCGCCGCGTTCCAAGCAATAAGCCTTCTGCAGGGACAGCACCCGCTGAGTAATAAAAAAGCGGGCGATCCGGCTATGGATCGCCCGCTTTTCTAAAGCCGGTCAGAGTACTCTTCTATTTGCGGAAAATCAGATTGATAATCAGCGTCAAAATCAAGCTGACGATGATCATTGAGGTGATCGGAAAAAAAATGACCCGCTTTTCATCCTTGATATGAATATCGCCGGGCAACTTGCCAAACCAATTGATCAGCCAGGGAGCATAATTGAAAACAAGCCCGGCAATGATCAGAATGACGCCGATAATCATCAATACTTTTCCGGTTGTCATAGATTGCCCTCCATTACGCTAAGCCGCAGCTTTCAATGCAGCAATTATAGCGTCTTATTGCCGCGTTCTTAGTCAGTATATTTACCTAAGGGTTAATGCGAATTTTATTTTTCCGTTCAATAGGTTATTTTACATAGCAATCCATCCGGCAACTCCTGCCATTTGCTGCACGCACCACGGCTATTTTAGAGGGGCTATGGCTATAACCGAACCATCCACTGAAGCAGCAACGGCGCTAGACAGGCCCCGCTTTGCGATTAAAGATTGCACATTGATCGCTATCGCCACAGGCAAACGTGCTCATACGCTGAAAGAATTCCGGGACCATATTGCCGAAATCAGCCCTGACAGTCTGTATTATCACTTTTGGGGCAATCTGCTCCAGGCCCGTTTTGAAGAACGCGAATATAACAACGATTTCGCCGCCTGGGCTCACCGCAGCCTTCACGATGCGAAACTGGCAGAACAGCTGGCGGTCGTCGATCCTACCCAATCCGCCAACATGACGGAAATTCGCCGGCAGCTTCTGGAGTATATCGAAGAACGCCTTGAAGAAAGCGAGCACCTGCATTGGGTTATCGCCGCCCAGCCATTTGAATTCATACGTTCCCAGATTGTCGTTTTCAACACGCATACCAGCATAGCCAACCCCAGAGAAATGGCCAAAATCATGCACAAGCTGTCGGTCAGCAGCATTTTTTATCATTTTATCGACGCCAGACGACGCAATCCGGACAGAATGGATGACTTCCGCGCCTGGCTAAACCATTATGGCGATACCTATCAAGCACTGATTGAACTCCTGTCGGGCATAGATCCTTACTTCGGATCCCTGGCGGAACTGCGGCAGCAGTTGGTCGACATTTTTGAAATTTGTTTTGACTACTCTATGGATGCCACGGAATGACCCACATATTCGATGCCTATGCCGATATCGTTGGCGCCGATGTCATCCGGCACTTGCGGCAATTGGCCGAGCCCTTGCAAGATAAAACGGTCGTGCATGTAAACTCCACGCGTCGGGGCGGCGGTGTTGCCGAGATTTTGGAAAAAATGGTGCCATTGACGCGTGATCTCGGGATTAATGCACATTGGGAAGTCATTACCGGCGACAGCGAATTTTTTCAATGTACGAAAAGTATGCATAATGCCCTGCAAGGCAATCGGCTTACCATCCCTGAGACCTTGCTGGATCATTATCAGGACGTGAACGCACAAAATGCGCAACAACTGCGTCCTGTTCTGGAAGAAGCGGACTTTGTTTTCATTCATGACCCGCAGCCGGCCGCGTTGCTGAAATATTGCGGCAAGCGCAAGGGCAAATGGATCTGGCGCTGCCATATCGATGCCAGCCGTCCGCATCGGGCAACCTGGCGGTTTCTCGAACAAGTCGTACGCGATTACGATGCCAGCATCTTCTCATTGCCGCAATTTGCACAGACGTTGCCGCATCCTGAATACATTGTCTCACCCAGCATTGATCCCTTGAGTGAAAAGAATATCGATCTGCCTTTAGCTGAACTGGAAGCAGTGCGAGTACGCTTTGGCATCGATCCGGAACTGCCGTTGATCGCGCAAATCTCCCGTTTCGACCGGTTCAAGGACCCGCTGGGCGTCATTGAAGCCTATAAGCTCGCCCGGCGCTTCATTCCCAAACTGCAACTGGTGCTGGCCGGCGGAGGCGCTACCGATGATCCTGAAGCTGAGGCGGTACTCTCTGAAGTATACGCAGCGGCGGATGGTGATCCGAATATAAAAATCCTGGTATTGCCGCCCGACGCGCACAGGACGATCAATGCCCTGCAACGCCTTGCCGATATCGTCATACAGAAATCCACCAAAGAAGGCTTCGGGCTGACTGTTACGGAAGCCATGTGGAAAGGCAAGCCTGTCATAGGCGGCGATACCGGCGGCATTCGCCTGCAGGTCATCAACTTTCAGACCGGCTTTCTGGTCAATACGCCGGAAGGCGCCGCGTTGCGCATCCGTTATTTATTCAATCAACCGAAAAAAGCCCGGGAAATGGGGATCACTGTGAAAAAATTTGTGCGTGAAAATTTCCTGCTAACCCGCCAGCTGCGCGAGCATTTAACACTGATGTTTGCGTTGCAATATGGCTCCATTGACCGTATCGAGTTAGGCTGATGGCCGTCAAACGCCGCCATCTGATGCCTTTCGGCGCCGAACTCCTGGATGACGGCCGGGTGCGTTTCCGCTTGTGGGCGCCGGGAGCCGACAAAGTAGAGCTGAGTCTGCTTGGCCTGGAGCCAGAAGAATACCTGACGATGACGCCGGAAGACGAAGGCTGGTTCGGCATTATTACGGAATATGGCAGCAGTGCCTACTACTACCAATATCGCATTAATGAGTCATTTTATGTGCCGGACCCTGCGTCGCGCTATCAGCCGGAAACCGTGCACGGCGCCAGCCAGATCATCGATCCCAACGACTGGGACTGGCAGGACCAGGACTGGAAAGGACGCCCCTGGGAAGAAGTCGTTTTGTATGAACTGCATATTGGTACATTCACGGCCGAAGGCACATTTGCGGCCGCCAAGCAGCGTCTCGATTATCTGGCCGGCCTGGGCATTACCGCACTGCAGCTTATGCCTATCGCTGCTTTTTCCGGCAACCGCAATTGGGGCTATGACAGTGTGCTGCCATTTGCTCCAGCCACCGCTTACGGTACGCCCGATGATCTGAAGGATTTCATTCAGACAGCGCATGCCAAGGGGCTGATGGTTTTTCTGGACATGGTTTACAGCCATTTCGGCCCGGAAGGCAATTACCTGAACCAGTATGCACCGGCATTTTTTACCGATCGCTATCAAACACCCTGGGGCAGCGCAATCAATTTTGACGGCCCCGGCAGTACCTGGGTGCGCGCTTATTTTGTCCATAATGCCCTGTATTGGCTGGAAGAATATCATGTTGACGGGCTCCGGTTTGATTCTGTCCATGCCATTTTCGACGATTCCGACTCTAGCCGCCCGCCATTTTTTGAGTATCTGGCCAAGGAAGTACGGCACGCGCACAGTTATGACCGCCATGTCCATCTGGTTCTGGAAAACGACAACAACGCTGCGCATTATTTGAGGCCGAATCCGGCAGAGCCGCATGACGGCCATTACAATGCTCAGTGGAATGACGATATCCATCATGTGCTGCATGTGCTGTTGACCGATGAGACGGACGGTTATTATCAGGATTATGCAAAGAATCCGATCGAACATCTGGCCCGTTGCCTGACTGAAGGCTTCGCTTACCAAGGAGAAATCTCCGCTTACCGAGGCGGCAAACCGCGCGGCGAACCGAGCGCCGATCTGCCGCCTTTGGCTTTCGTCAATTTTTTACAGAATCATGACCAGATCGGCAACCGTGCTTTCGCAGAGCGCCTTTCTGCGCTGTGTTCCCCGAAAGCATTGCAGGCGGCCACGGCGATTATTCTGCTGGCTCCGCCCATACCGCTCTTATTCATGGGACAGGAATGGGCCGCTTCTACGCCCTTCCCTTATTTCGTCGATTTTCCGGAAGACCTGGGTGAAAGAATCGCTCAAGGGCGGCTCCGTGAATTTGCACGCTTGCCTGACTTCAACAATTCACAAAACATTCCCTTGCCAAACCAGATCGGCACATTCCAATCTGCAAAACTGGCCTGGAGTGAATTGGGGCAACCGACTCATCGGCAATGGCTGGATTACCATCGGCAACTTCTGGATCTGCGCCGGCAGTATATTCAACCTCGACTGCACGGTATGACTGAAGGACAAGCCGGATATCGGCTGTTAAGCGAACGCGCTTTAATGGTGAGCTGGCGATTAGCCGACGATTCGCAACTGGAACTGATCGCCAATCTTGGCGACGAGTCGGTAGCGATCGACACCCCCAGCAATGGCAAAGTCATTTTCAAAACCGATGCCGCGATTGCCGACTTACAGCAACCGGCCAGCTTGCCGCCCTGGTCAGTAGTCTGGCTGCTGACTGAAAGCTGAACGGTTATGGTACGCATCAAGACGATTCCCGATGCGACCTATCGCCTGCAACTCAACAGTCAGTTTACTTTCCGACAGGCCACGGCACTGATTCCCCATTTGCATCGGCTAGGCATCAGCCACTGCTATGCATCGCCTTACCTGAAGGCCAGGCCGGGCAGCACTCACGGCTACGATATTGTCGATCATAACGCGCTGAATCCCGAAATCGGCTCGGAAGCGGATTATGAGCACTTTGTGGATGAATTGCACCGGCATCGGATGGGTCTGATCACCGATATCGTACCCAATCACATGGGCATCATGGGCAGCGATAACGATTGGTGGCTGGATGTGCTGGAAAACGGCCCGGCCTCCGATTATGCGGAGTTTTTCGATATAGATTGGCACCCGCTAAAAAAGCCCTTGCAGAACAAGCTGCTGATACCCGTGTTGGGCGACCATTACGGCAATATAATGGAGCAGCGCGAACTGAGGCTGAAATTCGATGCTGATTCCGGAGAGTTCAGCGTTTATTACTATCATCACCGCTTCCCTATCGATCCCAAAACTTATCCGTTCATCCTGAATGCCAGGCATGCGCAACTATTGAAAATTTTCGACCCGACCGATCCTTTGCTGCTCGAATATCAAACGCTCGACGGCAGCTTCAGGAAATTGCCTGACCGTACAACAGCAACGACGGCGCATCGAGAAGAGCGTAATCGCGATAAGGAAGTGTTCAAACGGCAGCTGGCCCGCCTGTGCAGAGAAAAGGCATCGATACGGCAGTTCATTGACAGCCGTGTAGCGGAAATCAATGATAGACCGGATGCCGCCGCCGGTATCGATAAACTTCACAGCCTACTGGAGCAGCAGGCCTATCGACTGGCCTACTGGCGGGTTGCCGGCGATGAAATCAATTACCGGCGCTTCTTCGACATCAATGATCTGGCCGGTCTGCGGGTTGAGGAAGAACGTGTATTCAATGCCTCGCACCAGTTTATTCTAGCGCTGATCGAACAGGGAAAAACACAGGGTTTGCGTCTCGACCATGCCGACGGCCTGTACGATCCGGTTGACTACAACCAGCGCCTGAATGGCCATATCGCCGCAATCATGAATGCCGATGCTGACAGCAAGGCGCCGCCCATTTACATCGTTGCCGAAAAAATTGTCGCTAATTATGAATACCTGTCTCACGATTGGCCCATACATGGCACAACCGGCTATGAGTTCGCCAATGCCGTGAACGGCTTATTCGTCAATCCCGAGGCAGAAAAACAGTTCACAGCCATTTACGACCGCTTTGTTGGTTGGCGCATTGATTTTGAAGAACTCGTCTACCAAGCCAAAAAACTGGTCATGACGACTGCACTGGCCGCCGAGTGGAATATACTGGCCAACCGCTTGAGCCAAATCGCCGAAACCCAGTCAAAAACCCGCGACTATACGCTCAATGCCCTGCGCGATGCATTATTGGAAGTGATTGCCTGTTTTCCGGTTTACCGAACTTATATCAACAGCTCCGCCGTACGAAAGGAAGACGCCCAATATATCGAATGGGCGATCGCTCAAGCCCGACGCCGCAGCCGTGCAGCCGATAAAAGCGTGTTCGATTTC
This is a stretch of genomic DNA from Methylobacter sp. YRD-M1. It encodes these proteins:
- a CDS encoding DUF5752 family protein — encoded protein: MAITEPSTEAATALDRPRFAIKDCTLIAIATGKRAHTLKEFRDHIAEISPDSLYYHFWGNLLQARFEEREYNNDFAAWAHRSLHDAKLAEQLAVVDPTQSANMTEIRRQLLEYIEERLEESEHLHWVIAAQPFEFIRSQIVVFNTHTSIANPREMAKIMHKLSVSSIFYHFIDARRRNPDRMDDFRAWLNHYGDTYQALIELLSGIDPYFGSLAELRQQLVDIFEICFDYSMDATE
- the treZ gene encoding malto-oligosyltrehalose trehalohydrolase, whose amino-acid sequence is MAVKRRHLMPFGAELLDDGRVRFRLWAPGADKVELSLLGLEPEEYLTMTPEDEGWFGIITEYGSSAYYYQYRINESFYVPDPASRYQPETVHGASQIIDPNDWDWQDQDWKGRPWEEVVLYELHIGTFTAEGTFAAAKQRLDYLAGLGITALQLMPIAAFSGNRNWGYDSVLPFAPATAYGTPDDLKDFIQTAHAKGLMVFLDMVYSHFGPEGNYLNQYAPAFFTDRYQTPWGSAINFDGPGSTWVRAYFVHNALYWLEEYHVDGLRFDSVHAIFDDSDSSRPPFFEYLAKEVRHAHSYDRHVHLVLENDNNAAHYLRPNPAEPHDGHYNAQWNDDIHHVLHVLLTDETDGYYQDYAKNPIEHLARCLTEGFAYQGEISAYRGGKPRGEPSADLPPLAFVNFLQNHDQIGNRAFAERLSALCSPKALQAATAIILLAPPIPLLFMGQEWAASTPFPYFVDFPEDLGERIAQGRLREFARLPDFNNSQNIPLPNQIGTFQSAKLAWSELGQPTHRQWLDYHRQLLDLRRQYIQPRLHGMTEGQAGYRLLSERALMVSWRLADDSQLELIANLGDESVAIDTPSNGKVIFKTDAAIADLQQPASLPPWSVVWLLTES
- a CDS encoding DUF2905 domain-containing protein — encoded protein: MTTGKVLMIIGVILIIAGLVFNYAPWLINWFGKLPGDIHIKDEKRVIFFPITSMIIVSLILTLIINLIFRK
- a CDS encoding DEAD/DEAH box helicase, encoding MQPNSLDNPLSFSDLALDEHLLTALSKLGFEQPTSTQMQAIPPALNHKDLLVSAETGSGKTAAFLLPTLHHLLTIPAFHAGTRALVLAPTRELARQIFQQCRQLCEFSGLQAGLITGGDDFKQQQKTIRRNPDIIIATPGRLLELLEQDQPNLDDLEVLILDEADRMLDMGFSDDVLTIVERCNTKRQTLLLSATLAHQGVMKIAKQVLKKPEVIALNSLHDEHGNIEQQIVLADDSEHKQKLLAWLLLNEIYDKALVFTNTKIQADSLRGPLRGQKLRVGVLHGDMDQKDRNRVLELYTQGDINILIATDVAARGLDVKGIDLVINFDMPRTGIDYIHRIGRTGRADELGLAIALVKSTEWNLMAGIERFLKQKFKRRTIKEMEGKYKGPKKLKASGKAAGSKTKKEPKKEAVKKTKERHRDRKNIGKRRVPSNKPSAGTAPAE
- the treY gene encoding malto-oligosyltrehalose synthase; this encodes MVRIKTIPDATYRLQLNSQFTFRQATALIPHLHRLGISHCYASPYLKARPGSTHGYDIVDHNALNPEIGSEADYEHFVDELHRHRMGLITDIVPNHMGIMGSDNDWWLDVLENGPASDYAEFFDIDWHPLKKPLQNKLLIPVLGDHYGNIMEQRELRLKFDADSGEFSVYYYHHRFPIDPKTYPFILNARHAQLLKIFDPTDPLLLEYQTLDGSFRKLPDRTTATTAHREERNRDKEVFKRQLARLCREKASIRQFIDSRVAEINDRPDAAAGIDKLHSLLEQQAYRLAYWRVAGDEINYRRFFDINDLAGLRVEEERVFNASHQFILALIEQGKTQGLRLDHADGLYDPVDYNQRLNGHIAAIMNADADSKAPPIYIVAEKIVANYEYLSHDWPIHGTTGYEFANAVNGLFVNPEAEKQFTAIYDRFVGWRIDFEELVYQAKKLVMTTALAAEWNILANRLSQIAETQSKTRDYTLNALRDALLEVIACFPVYRTYINSSAVRKEDAQYIEWAIAQARRRSRAADKSVFDFIQRVLLVQPYSPESESDLVSFVKKFQQYTAPVMAKGHEDTALYQYNRLITLNEVGGDPRHFGYSVNAFHFFNQERVKKWPHAMLNLSTHDSKHGADVRARINVLTEIPEQWQNAVLHWHRLNQARSLTSTAISRNDEYLFYQILLGTWPLMLSDGVMLDTYRERIQAYMLKAVREAKQYSSWHNPDQGYEQAISDFVCRCLDWKANHVFLDNFTAFEKRLRRAGLYNALAQTFLVLTSPGVPDIYQGNEIWQFSLVDPDNRRSIDFETNRQLLSTLDGVPGGDRLPLLKSLLNAPEDGRIKLFLTAQTLRLRSQYAALFENGEYLKLSINGPRSDNLVAFARRDPEQFVVILVPRLMKHLLDEDDIWVDTRLELPADAPLHFSNIFTNGKLSAKAVDGHLELDIEDMLEAFPVALLMAG
- a CDS encoding glycosyltransferase; its protein translation is MTHIFDAYADIVGADVIRHLRQLAEPLQDKTVVHVNSTRRGGGVAEILEKMVPLTRDLGINAHWEVITGDSEFFQCTKSMHNALQGNRLTIPETLLDHYQDVNAQNAQQLRPVLEEADFVFIHDPQPAALLKYCGKRKGKWIWRCHIDASRPHRATWRFLEQVVRDYDASIFSLPQFAQTLPHPEYIVSPSIDPLSEKNIDLPLAELEAVRVRFGIDPELPLIAQISRFDRFKDPLGVIEAYKLARRFIPKLQLVLAGGGATDDPEAEAVLSEVYAAADGDPNIKILVLPPDAHRTINALQRLADIVIQKSTKEGFGLTVTEAMWKGKPVIGGDTGGIRLQVINFQTGFLVNTPEGAALRIRYLFNQPKKAREMGITVKKFVRENFLLTRQLREHLTLMFALQYGSIDRIELG